In Candidatus Kerfeldbacteria bacterium, a single genomic region encodes these proteins:
- the greA gene encoding transcription elongation factor GreA: protein MNDRDTFITMVGLEKLKKELHELKNVKRAQIAERIQSAKELGDLSENAEYVEAKNEQGFVEGRIMEIETIIRNATIIQKSKGSDGIVRVGSRIRIKDHSGEREYVIVGSNEADPAQGIISNESPLGQAFLGKKKGDIVQIDLPKGTTKIEILAIVS, encoded by the coding sequence ATGAATGATCGAGACACATTTATTACTATGGTAGGGCTTGAAAAGCTCAAAAAAGAACTTCATGAATTGAAGAATGTTAAACGTGCACAAATCGCTGAGCGTATACAATCTGCCAAAGAACTCGGTGATCTTTCAGAAAATGCCGAGTACGTAGAAGCAAAAAATGAACAAGGATTTGTCGAGGGGCGCATTATGGAGATTGAGACGATTATTAGAAACGCTACCATTATTCAAAAATCGAAAGGTTCTGACGGCATTGTCCGGGTGGGCTCTCGGATACGGATTAAAGATCATTCCGGCGAGCGAGAATATGTCATAGTCGGGTCAAATGAAGCCGATCCAGCCCAGGGTATTATTTCTAACGAATCCCCCTTGGGTCAGGCTTTTTTAGGCAAAAAAAAGGGGGATATAGTTCAAATTGACCTTCCTAAAGGCACTACAAAAATTGAGATATTAGCAATTGTGAGTTAA
- the mrdA gene encoding penicillin-binding protein 2, whose product MKHNDIFSIGDEQNRHISRRQYRVAWVENSYIPTRDSDTYLTSNFDVRRLRWVFIGILIFFGILLFRTAYLQIISGGDFRAAAEDNRIRIHEVKAPRGILYDRHGTILARNVANFTLSVTTADFPEDLTTRAAIINKLSTKIGIDESELSDKINALEPYLFEPRVIVEHIPYDTALLLQIESASLPGITIQADTFREYTGGEYFSHNLGYLSKISETQLTEHPEYLYDDVIGASGIEQFYESTLRGTYGKKEVEVDSLGKEIKVLSEQLPSPGKNIILTIDAELQKTLGEALSEYMSSHKNVTGGAAVAIDPKTGGIRALVSVPTYDNNEFNKGISADRYAELIANDKRPLFNRPVSGEYPSGSTIKPLIALAGLEEGIITPQTTVSSTGGIRIGEWFFPDWKAGGHGQTNLAKAIAESVNTYFYLVGGGDETHTGLGVDKIRSYLEKFGLNTLLGIDVPGESDGFLPTKEWKEETKGERWYIGDTYHLSIGQGDLLVTPLQVANYIAMIANGGTVFQPRLADSFSSPDGLNVQPVEPKIIRDHVASEKNLKAVQNALREAVLSGSARRLQELPVAAGGKTGTAQFGADNKTHSWFTAYAPFDNPEIAIAVIVEAGGEGNDAALPVALKGLQYWFRDVPRPQ is encoded by the coding sequence ATGAAACACAACGACATTTTTTCAATAGGCGATGAGCAGAATCGTCATATCAGCCGGAGACAGTACCGTGTGGCTTGGGTAGAAAATTCGTATATACCAACGAGGGACTCTGATACATATCTTACGTCCAATTTTGATGTACGTCGGTTGCGTTGGGTATTTATCGGTATCCTTATATTTTTTGGAATATTGCTGTTTAGAACCGCGTATTTGCAAATTATTTCAGGTGGTGATTTTCGGGCGGCCGCTGAAGATAATCGCATTCGAATTCATGAAGTTAAAGCGCCTCGAGGTATTCTATATGATCGCCATGGGACGATACTTGCGCGTAATGTGGCTAATTTTACACTATCTGTGACAACCGCTGATTTTCCCGAAGATTTAACAACGCGAGCTGCGATTATCAACAAACTGAGTACGAAAATTGGTATAGACGAATCAGAACTATCTGACAAAATAAATGCACTTGAACCGTACTTATTTGAGCCTCGGGTTATCGTTGAACACATACCGTATGACACTGCACTGTTACTACAAATTGAAAGTGCTTCATTACCCGGCATAACGATTCAAGCAGACACTTTTCGAGAATATACCGGCGGAGAATATTTTTCACACAACCTTGGTTATTTAAGCAAAATTTCAGAAACTCAGTTAACCGAACATCCTGAATATTTATACGATGATGTTATTGGTGCTTCGGGAATTGAACAATTTTATGAATCAACTCTTCGCGGAACTTACGGAAAAAAGGAAGTAGAGGTTGATTCATTAGGAAAAGAGATAAAAGTTCTCAGTGAACAGTTACCCTCGCCAGGAAAAAATATTATATTGACCATCGATGCAGAATTGCAAAAAACACTAGGCGAAGCACTTTCAGAATACATGTCCAGTCACAAAAACGTTACAGGGGGTGCAGCAGTCGCTATTGATCCAAAAACCGGTGGCATCAGAGCGCTTGTTTCGGTGCCAACATATGATAATAATGAATTCAACAAGGGTATTTCCGCCGATCGATACGCTGAGCTTATTGCCAATGATAAGCGCCCCCTTTTTAATCGGCCTGTTTCAGGGGAATACCCGTCAGGATCGACTATCAAGCCCTTAATAGCGCTAGCCGGACTTGAGGAAGGAATAATAACGCCACAGACAACCGTTTCCAGTACCGGTGGAATTCGAATTGGAGAGTGGTTTTTTCCTGATTGGAAAGCGGGTGGTCATGGACAAACTAATCTAGCAAAAGCCATCGCCGAATCAGTTAATACGTATTTTTATCTTGTAGGCGGCGGGGACGAAACACACACCGGTCTGGGAGTTGATAAAATCAGATCGTATTTGGAAAAATTTGGTTTAAATACGTTGCTGGGTATTGATGTGCCTGGTGAATCAGACGGGTTTTTGCCGACGAAAGAATGGAAAGAAGAAACCAAAGGCGAGCGCTGGTATATTGGTGACACGTATCATTTAAGTATCGGACAGGGAGATTTGCTGGTTACCCCTTTGCAGGTGGCAAATTACATCGCCATGATTGCAAATGGCGGTACGGTATTTCAGCCTCGTCTGGCAGATTCATTTTCAAGCCCTGACGGACTCAATGTTCAACCTGTTGAACCAAAAATTATCAGGGATCATGTTGCGTCTGAAAAAAACTTAAAGGCTGTTCAAAATGCACTGCGTGAAGCAGTATTAAGTGGAAGCGCCCGACGTCTCCAAGAGTTACCAGTGGCGGCTGGCGGTAAAACAGGAACTGCGCAGTTTGGAGCAGATAATAAAACACACTCCTGGTTTACCGCTTATGCACCATTTGACAACCCCGAAATCGCTATTGCGGTCATTGTCGAAGCAGGTGGCGAGGGAAATGATGCCGCACTTCCTGTTGCGCTTAAGGGCCTTCAATATTGGTTTCGTGATGTGCCCCGACCTCAATAA
- the mreC gene encoding rod shape-determining protein MreC: MKFLLKSRLGIITVAVISIGLLITTQRLGVLRPVENIVSTALRPIQEFLVTSSLKIQNISTYFTNLENLQKDNEQLREEIAALTNKNLKLQNTIDDADDIREQLEFINSNDIQTVNGKIIGRASDEYLRTVIINKGDADGIKIGNPVITGSGILYGRVIDTNRSISKVLLLNDNQSELSVIVSNDARSPGILKGQFGLSLIMQLIPQSDTISIGDLVITSGLEESIPSDLLIGKISEVRKQDGQLFQEATIEPLIDYQTVRVVSIITPAYAQE; the protein is encoded by the coding sequence ATGAAGTTTTTACTTAAATCACGCCTCGGTATCATTACCGTGGCGGTTATCAGCATCGGCTTGCTAATTACCACGCAGCGGCTTGGAGTACTGCGTCCCGTGGAAAATATTGTTTCGACCGCATTGAGACCGATTCAAGAATTTTTAGTTACCTCTTCTTTAAAAATACAAAATATTTCTACGTATTTTACTAATTTAGAGAATCTACAAAAGGACAATGAACAGCTACGCGAAGAAATTGCGGCTCTTACAAATAAGAATTTAAAGCTACAGAACACAATTGATGACGCCGATGATATACGAGAACAGCTAGAATTTATTAATTCGAACGATATACAAACGGTCAACGGGAAGATTATCGGCCGTGCATCGGATGAATACCTCAGAACTGTTATTATAAATAAGGGTGATGCTGATGGCATCAAAATTGGCAACCCCGTAATAACCGGGAGTGGGATTTTGTATGGTAGAGTAATTGACACTAATCGATCTATTTCAAAAGTTTTATTACTCAATGATAATCAAAGTGAACTCAGCGTTATTGTTAGCAATGATGCACGAAGTCCGGGAATTTTGAAGGGACAGTTTGGCCTTTCGTTAATTATGCAGTTAATTCCCCAAAGTGACACAATTTCGATTGGAGATTTAGTCATTACTTCCGGTCTTGAAGAATCAATACCTTCCGATCTACTTATTGGTAAAATTTCCGAAGTACGTAAGCAAGACGGGCAATTATTTCAAGAGGCGACCATTGAACCCTTGATTGATTATCAGACTGTTCGTGTTGTAAGTATCATCACACCAGCCTATGCTCAAGAATAG